One segment of Solanum stenotomum isolate F172 chromosome 1, ASM1918654v1, whole genome shotgun sequence DNA contains the following:
- the LOC125870811 gene encoding regulator of nonsense transcripts UPF3, translating into MKGPLDRSKVVLRHLPPTISQSMLLDQVDSRFAGRYNWFCFLPGKSSQKHQTYSRAYIEFKRPEDVIEFAEFFDGHVFVNEKGTQFKTIVEYAPSQRVPKHWSKKDGREGTILKDPEYLEFLEFISKPIENLPSAEIQLERKEAERAGSAKDAPIVTPLMDYIRQKRAAKSGARKSIANGRPTRRTSGTSAGSPSSSASKRSSEKRRASTTMYVLRDSSKAGSGKDKTYILAPKRDDQQRAEKSGTSAPGSVANAVEEETGGAADVGKKKILLLKEKENPNSQRREASGRIIRSILLKDARQNQAPSASQQEKHRVDKDKKPPRPPCVQLFQRETNGANEDKVLGADLHIVHTEKQEKRTRIRDRPDRGVWTPLRRSDSLHASDESLSSSASQSSEVPDFVEGSQGETKHGLPNARGAEFRPMGSGRNSHSSFDNGTYKHGGRRGMRDDGISVGEGKPLRRGGPSSYGTHEKQVWVQKSSSGT; encoded by the exons ATGAAGGGCCCGTTAGATCGATCAAAAGTAGTGCTGCGGCACTTGCCGCCGACAATTTCTCAGTCCATGCTTCTTGACCAAGTTGATTCCCGATTCGCTGGTCGATACAACTGGTTCTGTTTTCTACCCGGCAAGTCCag CCAGAAGCATCAAACTTATTCAAGAGCCTATATTGAATTTAAGAGGCCAGAAGATGTTATCGAGTTTGCAGAGTTCTTTGATGGACACGTTTTTGTAAACGAGAAAG GCACTCAGTTCAAAACTATTGTTGAGTATGCTCCTTCACAGCGTGTTCCAAAACACTGGTCCAAGAAGGATGGCCGTGAAGGAACCATCTTGAAAG ATCCTGAATATCTGGAGTTCCTTGAATTTATCTCAAAGCCTATTGAGAATCTTCCAAGTGCAGAAATACAGTTGGAAAGAAAGGAAGCTGAACGCGCTG GTTCTGCAAAGGATGCTCCTATAGTTACTCCTTTGATGGATTACATACGTCAGAAAAGAGCCGCCAAGAGTGGAGCTCGG AAATCTATAGCTAATGGGAGACCAACCAGAAGAACGAGTGGCACATCCGCAGGAAGTCCTAGCTCAAGTGCATCTAAACGAAGCTCTGAAAAGAGACGGGCTTCCACTACCATG TATGTTCTTCGAGATAGTTCTAAGGCTGGGAGTGGCAAAGACAAAACATATATTCTAGCTCCAAAACGTGATGATCAGCAGCGTGCTGAGAAGTCTGGTACCTCTGCTCCTGGATCTGTGGCTAATGCAGTTGAAGAGGAAACTG GTGGAGCTGCTGATGTTGGGAAGAAGAAAATCCTGCTcttgaaggaaaaggaaaatcCTAAT AGCCAGCGTCGTGAGGCAAGTGGAAGAATCATTAGAAGTATTCTTCTCAAGGATGCTCGTCAAAATCAGGCCCCATCTGCATCCCAACAAGAAAAACACAGGGTGGATAAGGACAAAAAGCCTCCTAGGCCACCATGTGTCCAGTTGTTTCAGAGAGAAACTAATGGAGCTAATGAAGATAAGGTTCTGGGAGCTGATTTGCATATTGTCCACACTGAGAAACAGGAAAAACGCACTAGGATCAGGGATAGGCCTGATCGTGGTGTTTGGACTCCTCTTCGTCGTTCTGATAGTTTACATGCTAGTGATGAGTCTTTATCTTCATCTGCCTCTCAATCTTCCGAAGTGCCAGATTTTGTTGAAG GAAGTCAAGGTGAAACCAAACATGGTCTGCCAAATGCTCGTGGTGCGGAGTTCAGACCCATGGGAAGTGGGCGTAATTCTCATTCTTCTTTTGACAATG GTACTTATAAACATGGTGGTCGTCGTGGTATGAGGGACGATGGAATTTCAGTAGGGGAAGGAAAACCCTTAAGAAGGGGAGGTCCTTCTAGCTATGGTACCCATGAG AAACAAGTGTGGGTCCAAAAGTCAAGTTCTGGTACTTAG